The following are encoded together in the Mugil cephalus isolate CIBA_MC_2020 chromosome 18, CIBA_Mcephalus_1.1, whole genome shotgun sequence genome:
- the eif1axb gene encoding eukaryotic translation initiation factor 1A X-linked b, producing the protein MPKNKGKGGKNRRRGKNENESEKRELVFKEDGQEYAQVIKMLGNGRLEAMCFDGTKRLCHIRGKLRKKVWINTSDIILVGLRDYQDNKADVILKYNADEARSLKAYGELPEHAKINETDTFGPGDDDEIQFDDIGDDDEDIDDI; encoded by the exons ATGCCCAAGAATAAAG GTAAGGGAGGAAAAAATCGGCGACGTGGAAAGAACGAGAATGAGTCCGAGAAGAGAGAGCTGGTGTTCAAAGAGGATGGACAGG AATACGCTCAGGTGATTAAAATGTTGGGGAACGGACGTCTGGAGGCCATGTGCTTTGATGGAACCAAGCGGCTTTGCCACATCAGAGGAAAACTCCGGAAAAAG gTTTGGATTAACACGTCGGATATCATCCTAGTTGGGCTGAGGGATTACCAG GATAACAAAGCTGATGTCATCCTCAAGTACAACGCGGATGAGGCTCGCAGTTTGAAAGCTTATGGAGAGCTGCCAGAGCATG CCAAAATCAACGAGACAGACACCTTTGGACCAGGAGACGATGACGAGATCCAGTTCGATGACATTGGCGATGATGATGAAGACATTGATGAT ATCTAA
- the LOC124995384 gene encoding myoneurin-like isoform X1, producing MALFQGFNVKIPPYHQGSLCPQRRYCGLFILYVEENPLCSGGNSGNLPRNNPTTLHRLKVSTELLVIHGGSVVMAGNGNWVGSGSMDQITVVRIGDTHIAGEELHVEGKVKGGVPEYQNMEYSMPTEDEGVAVEEEEEDSVYVIEYSNPEEEGESYQFTMSVDRSLPTKRQIVKDPLVREDSRARVPSRPKRLSQSMKLLAEEGVKQEQVVSNKSVLELGEDYRNVMEINSGSGKRQLVCSLCPPGRFFKRPSGLAVHLRHLHQLDGKKTYYCTSCKQTLRSQIKMDAHTRRHANQNAVFTCFLCLGETENKSGNTGYQGSKWGLRKHMEKEHPGIIPPCHICHKNFKTVPSYLADQFRHVGVSPYYCAKCQIYEMTERGLSVHIKNHNKKQENKHAMGNNQLLTPPVFINADNSATDDSDF from the exons ATGGCTCTGTTTCAGGGGTTTAACGTCAAAATCCCTCCTTACCACCAGGGTTCGCTCTGTCCTCAGAGAAGATATTGCGGGTTGTTTATTTTGTACGTGGAAGAAAACCCACTCTGCTCTGGTGGTAACTCGGGTAATTTACCACGAAACAATCCAACTACCCTGCATCGACTAAAG GTGTCTACTGAGCTGCTGGTGATCCACGGCGGATCTGTAGTCATGGCTGGAAATGGAAACTGGGTCGGCTCTGGCAGCATGGACCAGATAACAGTGGTGAGAATAGGTGACACTCACATTGCGGGAGAAGAGTTGCACGTTGAGGGGAAGGTGAAAGGCGGGGTGCCAGAGTACCAGAACATGGAATACTCGATGCCTACTGAGGACGAGGGAGtggctgtggaggaggaagaggaagacagtgTCTACGTCATTGAATATTCGAAtcctgaggaggagggagagagctACCAGTTTACGATGTCTGTAGACCGGTCGCTTCCGACCAAAAGGCAGATCGTGAAAGATCCACTAGTCAGAGAAGACTCCAGAGCTCGTGTACCATCCAGACCGAAGAGACTAAGCCAAAGTATGAAGCTGCTAGCAGAGGAGGGGGTCAAACAGGAGCAGGTGGTGAGCAATAAGAGTGTGTTGGAGCTCGGAGAGGACTACCGTAACGTCATGGAAATAAACTCAGGCTCAGGTAAGCGACAGCTAGTGTGCTCGTTGTGTCCCCCCGGCAGGTTCTTTAAGAGACCGTCGGGGTTAGCAGTGCACCTAAGACACCTGCACCAGCTGGATGGGAAGAAAACGTATTACTGCACGTCATGCAAGCAGACGCTCCGGAGTCAGATCAAAATGGACGCTCACACCAGGCGTCACGCCAACCAGAATGCCGTGTTCACCTGCTTCCTTTGCTTGGGTGAGACCGAAAACAAGTCAGGGAACACAGGATACCAAGGGTCTAAGTGGGGCCTGAGGAAGCACATGGAGAAGGAGCACCCAGGGATCATCCCTCCCTGTCACATCTGTCATAAAAACTTCAAGACGGTCCCGTCCTACCTTGCCGACCAGTTTAGGCATGTGGGAGTGTCACCGTATTACTGTGCAAAGTGTCAGATCTATGAAATGACTGAGAGGGGTCTGAGTGTACACATCAAAAACCACAACAAGAAGCAGGAGAACAAGCATGCGATGGGCAATAACCAGCTGCTGACGCCACCGGTCTTCATCAACGCCGATAACTCGGCCACAGATGACTCCGACTTCTGA